In Corticium candelabrum chromosome 1, ooCorCand1.1, whole genome shotgun sequence, the genomic stretch TCGCGCTAGATTTGTCCGGATACCTCGCATATTCCGGAATCCGGATACTCATGCATGCAAGTTCGTAGGGAAAACAGTCTCTTTCTTgaattgttaatttattaactaagTGTCTGACTAAACTATCTAGACGTGGAAATAGTGGAGACACGGCCTATTATTGAGTACCGGTACTGCGTAGGGCTACTTTGATTTAGTACATCCGGGATTCCGCGGTTATTATTCATCAGATTAATCAATAATATGTAAACATGGATTTTCGCGAGCTAGAGTGACCGACTTATGTGTGACTTGCTGGTATTTCACAAGGTTGCGTGCCTAACTAAAGCATGCAATGTCAACACCATTAGAGACACGCCTCTGCACGTCTTTGTACTTTCTGCACGACTTGTGGCTTTGCTttatacacaaacaagttTTGCGGTAACGCCGGGAATTacagtctgttgtttgttgtttctgtgcaTGATGTGTCTGCCTTTCTAGATTTGGGAATTCATAGGACACTGCCAACAGGGCAAATGAAGTTTCCGGATTATGGAGTCGAGTACAGAGCAAAGGTCTAGTGCTTTACTTTGATAGAGTAGTTAAATTCTATGATCGTTGCTGTCTTTGTGTATACAGAAAGCCAAGGGAGATATAAAGTTGAAAGGGAAGTCTGATCCCTACGCTTACGTTCCTTTCGATTTTGGGAAACTGAACAAACGGTCTCTGCGATCATATATCTATATGGCGTGAAATGTATGACGCGTCGGTACTTTGTCCATTTTTAGGAAACAAGCTAAACTTACTGGTCAGTTCCGCGGTGTTATGTCGGCTGCTAGCAAAGGCGTTCAGCGCGCTCAGAAAAGTCGCACTCGGTCACATATCCGAAAGAAGCGTTCAAAGAGTCAAAGATAGACGTCTAGATGAAACTATATGTAAGTGTTTCAGACATGCATAAGTGACAGTATCGAATAGCCGTTACAGCGGTGTAACATTCGAACTCAACTATAGAGTCGCTAGCGCTAACCGTATGGCTATACAGTACGTACttgcattgcatgcatgctagCTGTTAATTGATATTGGAAATGTGAAGAAAGAGAACTGCTGGATAAGAGGAATtgtcagtggcggatctaggggTGGTATACCAGCAGCCGGTGCACCCCCCATTTCTCAGATATACCTAGCTTTCTCGACTAAAAATAATATACCGGCAGGGTCTGCATGCACGCGCAATTGATGTACAATCTGCATTGCGACAGTAGTTTAGGTTATATACATTTCAAAGTTCCTGAGGTCTAGCTGTTGATCTTTCAAGAATCCTAACGTTTCGTACGTCAGTGACACTGAGTCTGACTCACCATCTACAAGTTagcaggcccggatccagatgggggttcaggtagttgcaaccccctcttttctgATAAGCGTGGctcaataatttcattagaaaagagaaagttagtaatgctataaataactgctaccaggtcaatcccctctttcaaaaattcctgaatCCAGGCCTGAGTTAATAATTGGAATTGACGTTTGCTGCATTCGCTGTTATTATAATAGATTGCCGTCACACCATCTCTAGCTATATACGACTTTGGCCGCCATCGCGAGGCAGAAAGTTCAAACTACGGTAACCTTACAACTAGTACTAGATTACAATCGATTGTCAATGTAGTTCACCCCCACCACCCCCAATCCTCACCACCCCCAATCCCCACCACCCCCAATCTCCACCACCCCCAATCCCCACCAGCCCCAATCCCACCACCCCAATCCCCACCACCCCAATCCCCACCACCCCAATCCCCACCACCCCAATCCCCACCACCTCCAATCCCACCCCCAATCTCCACCCCCAATCCCACATCACCCCCACCTCACCCCCAACCGCCACCTCACCCCCAACCGCCATCTCACCCCCAACCGCCATCTCACCCCCAACCGCCATCTCACCCCCAACCGCCACCTCACCCCCAACCGCCACCTCACCCCCAACCGCCACCTCACCCCCAACCGCCACCTCACCCCCAACCGCCACCTCACCCCCAACCGCCACCTCACCCCCAACCGCCACCTCACCCCCAACCGCCACCTCACCCCCAACCGCCACCTCACCCCCAACCGCCACCTCACCCCCAACCGCCACCTCACCCCAACCCCCACCCCAACCCCCACCCCAACCCCCACCCCAACCCCCACCCCAACCCCCACCCCAACCCCACCCCAACCCCCACCTCACCCCCAATCCCCACCTCACCCCCAATCCCCACCTCACCCCCAATCCCCACCTCACCCCCAATCCCCACCTCACCCCCAATCCCCACCTCACCCTCACCCCACCTCACTCTcaccctcaccctcacccCACCTCACTCTCACCCCACCTCACTCTCACCCCACCTCACTCTTACCCCACCTCACTCTTACCCCCACCCTAACCCCACCCTAACCCCCACCTCACCCTATCCCCACCTCACCCTATCCGCACCTCACTTCACCCCACCCTCACACCCACACGCACCCGTTTCCAAATCCTGTATCAGCCCCTGAACAATGTAGTTTTACATCGTTCAAATGACATTTTTTTATTGTCTCAACGCATCAAACATTATGACAGTTTTGCTGTCGATTCTCTTTACATCATGCTGCAAATCTGGCGCTTAGTATATAGTAAGCAGTTTAAAAGTTTAAAAGTTGTTTAGCTTATATAAGATTTCATAAGTCAAACGAAATTGTGTTTAGTTCACTGGTCCGTTCTTCTCACGAGCAGaatagattattagttgttagttaattcATTTATGAATCTCGCGTATTGATAGAAAaagacacactccccgtgtagcgctcaGTGCCGGAAacggattcggtgcaaatccAATCAGAATtgggagagaaacgcaagcgctaGAGGAGCGGTTTCAATCGGCCAGAAATCTTCCATCGCTGGAAGCGTTAAATTGCAAAGGACGACGACAGGTGCAGTCCACACAGCACTTGTGCGGGCGTGCgtttcgaatgaaccg encodes the following:
- the LOC134189697 gene encoding uncharacterized protein LOC134189697, producing the protein MKLYIAVTPSLAIYDFGRHREAESSNYGNLTTSTRLQSIVNVVHPHHPQSSPPPIPTTPNLHHPQSPPAPIPPPQSPPPQSPPPQSPPPQSPPPPIPPPISTPNPTSPPPHPQPPPHPQPPTPTPTPTPTPTPTPPQPPPHPQSPPHPQSPPHPQSPPHPQSPPHPQSPPHPHPTSLSPSPSPHLTLTPPHSHPTSLLPHLTLTPTLTPP